Proteins encoded together in one Impatiens glandulifera chromosome 1, dImpGla2.1, whole genome shotgun sequence window:
- the LOC124942831 gene encoding 11S globulin seed storage protein 2-like: MAKGNTLLAFICVFACISLLASATDERRQSRLTQAQQCRIQRLTASQPSQRIDNEGGSIEMWEQKDDMFQCAGVAAFRYTVKANGLSLPHYHPSPRLLFIEKGEGLISINFPGCPETFESESESMFMGRQSSDEKSEGREGRDSHQKVHRVRKGDIVAIPSGVAYWCFNDGTQDLVAVAVNDLNQNVNQLDQQFRSFYMAGGMPKQQRQTRFTAHEAEKKEYFENILEHFDTELMAEALEMPVELMRKIQQGEQSKKGFIVTVREGMRMIKPDEREQQNGLEESSWCSMKIRHNLESRQQSDVYSRQGGRLYVVNQNKLPLLRLLDMSAEKGEVFPNAMYSPSWNMNGHSVVYVTKGEAEVRIVDQSGQAIMNERVREGDMFVCPQFFVVTSQAGKEGFEWVAFKTTSSPMKSPLAGYTSVMRAMPLQVIVNSYQVSTSQAKDLKYNTGRQTMFLKPKA; encoded by the exons ATGGCTAAAGGAAATACTCTATTAGCTTTCATCTGTGTCTTTGCATGCATCTCTCTCCTAGCCTCGGCTACCGATGAAAGAAGGCAAAGCCGGTTGACTCAGGCCCAGCAATGTCGTATCCAACGGCTCACAGCTTCCCAACCTTCACAGAGGATCGATAACGAAGGTGGTTCGATCGAAATGTGGGAACAGAAGGACGATATGTTCCAATGCGCCGGCGTAGCAGCTTTTCGTTACACCGTAAAAGCTAACGGACTCTCTCTTCCTCACTACCACCCATCTCCCCGCCTACTCTTCATTGAAAAAG GTGAGGGTTTGATCAGCATTAATTTCCCGGGATGCCCTGAGACTTTCGAGTCGGAATCTGAGTCGATGTTCATGGGTAGACAGAGCAGTGACGAAAAGTCGGAGGGTCGTGAAGGAAGAGACTCGCACCAAAAGGTTCATCGTGTTCGCAAGGGAGACATCGTTGCTATTCCAAGCGGCGTGGCTTATTGGTGCTTCAACGACGGGACTCAAGATCTTGTAGCCGTCGCAGTAAACGATCTTAACCAAAACGTAAACCAGCTCGACCAGCAGTTCAGA TCGTTCTATATGGCCGGTGGAATGCCAAAACAACAACGACAAACTAGATTTACTGCTCATGAAGCTGAAAAGAAAGAATACTTCGAGAATATTCTAGAACATTTCGACACGGAGTTGATGGCCGAAGCCCTAGAGATGCCTGTGGAGCTCATGCGAAAGATCCAACAAGGAGAGCAATCGAAGAAGGGATTCATCGTTACTGTTCGCGAGGGCATGCGCATGATCAAGCCAGACGAGAGGGAACAACAAAACGGCTTGGAAGAGTCTTCATGGTGTAGCATGAAGATCCGACACAACTTGGAATCTCGCCAACAATCCGACGTCTACTCCCGTCAAGGAGGCCGTCTCTACGTTGTCAACCAGAACAAGCTCCCTCTTCTCCGCCTCCTCGACATGAGCGCAGAGAAGGGCGAAGTATTCCCG AACGCAATGTATAGCCCAAGTTGGAATATGAACGGACACTCCGTGGTATACGTGACAAAGGGAGAGGCCGAGGTACGCATTGTGGACCAGAGCGGACAAGCAATAATGAACGAACGCGTGCGCGAAGGAGACATGTTTGTCTGCCCTCAATTCTTCGTGGTTACAAGTCAGGCTGGAAAGGAAGGATTCGAGTGGGTGGCATTCAAGACAACTAGCTCTCCGATGAAGAGTCCCTTGGCTGGTTACACTTCGGTGATGAGGGCTATGCCTCTTCAAGTAATTGTTAACTCCTA